The genome window CGTTCCTCAACATACTGAAGCTTCTTTCGACCGGGCCCAGCCAGAACATAGGCGTGTCCTAGCTATCACTTTTAGCGAGCCACCGCCTGTCAAAAGGTATATAAACGAATCCATTCTCAAACATAATAGGATACGTTTGTCGCTAGAagacaaatgtttttatttaatataGAATTACATTTTTTAGAAAAGCAACTTACCGCGAACCCAAAACCGTGCCCCGGCTTCCAGTTATGGCGATTACACCAGTTTAGGCGCATGCTCATCTGTCTAATGCTACGTGGGAAATGAAGTTCTTCAATCTATACAGCTGGTAGGTTTTTCCACCCACACGAAACTCTCAACATACAAAAATATGGTACCTTTTAAATCAGCCCACTTTAATGGAGGTAAACTACATTTGTTGTGGAAATTATGAGGATGGGTAGAATGGCCATGGTTTTACATGCGGACATCCACAAGATGGCACAGTTCTAATGGCACTGTATGCTACTATAAACAGACGTTTGAATTGAGTAGCCACACACTGCTCCGGTGAACAATTTGCTAGCCTGGCTACTAGAACACCAGAGAAGTATGTGACAGCTCAACTTTGGGATGCTAATGTTGTTACGTAAATATTCAATTTCTGAAACTGATAATAAATTACTGTGTGAAACACATCTGACTTACAGATCATTTCAGTAACAGTTCGTTTAAGTGTTTGTTTAATGTTCAACCTGGTTCCTTTGGAAATATCATGAGTTTGCAGGACACAAGGATAGCAAAGAAACAGTTAGACGCCTGACGGCTACCACTTTCTAAAAGTGCTTAGAGCGATTCAGTCCTGTTGTGGTGCAGGCCCAGCCCTGGTCACATCTACTGCCAGGAGGTGCTGCAGGGCCAGCTCTGTGTCCATTTGTGTTGTGTGCTGTTCTAGCTCCTCCTGGTGTATCTGGAATGCCATAGTTAGGACCCAGTCTAGTGTGGTAGCGTCCAGAGAGGGGTCAATGTTCTTAAAGGCAGCCCTTAGATCGGCCACAGTCACCTCTCTGTGAATAAAAAACACAATGCCCCTGGTGATCCTTTCAAAACGGTTTACACAATTCAAACAACGATGAAACAAGTGTATTACTTGTGCAAATTGAGATCTGTATACATTtacgtaatttagcagacgctcttttccAAAGCGACTAatgcagatttttcacctagcctttacccgctaggctacctgccgccctacatgGGGTATACGCTTTGCTTACCCTTTGCCTCCCAGCTGAGTCCTCAGTTGGCTGATATACATATGCCTCTCTGTGGAGGCCTGCTTCTTCACCAGATTCAGGAAGTCTTTGTGTTTCCCATCTGCATCCTGCATAGGACATAACATCATGTCTTTACCACAGTAGACAGTAATGGTAGcctacagtgcattaggaaagtattcagaccacttgatttgttcaacattttgttatgttacagccttattataaaattgattaaatagaatTTTCACATTTtataaagtattcagacacattactctactttgttgaagaaccttaggcagcgattacagccttgagtcttcttgggtatgacgctacaagcttggcacacctgtatttggggaatttctcccatttttctctgcagatcctctcaagatctgtcaggttggatggggagtgtcgctgcacagctattttgaggtctctctagagatgttagatcgggttcaagtccaggctctggcccaaagccactcctgcgttgtcttggctgtgtgcttagggtcgttgtcctgttggaagatgaacctttgccccagtctgaggttctgagtgcactggagcaggtttacagccttgttctaatccattttagaataaggctgtaaaccatataacctgaggctgcatttattgtagctggggattttaacaaagcaaatttgagagcAAGGCTACCTAAATGCTATCAACATATTGATTGTAGCACTCGtgctggcaaaactctggatcactgctactctaacttccacgatgcatacaaggccctcccccgccctccctttagAAAATCTGTCCACAAATTAATTTTGTTCctcaaacaggatgcacccgtgacaaggactattcaacgctggtctgactaattggaatccacgcttcaagattgttttgatcacgcggactgggacatgttccgagtagcctcagagaataatattgatttatacgctgattcagtgagtttataaggaagtgcataggagatgttgtacgcactgtgactattaaaacctaccgattcgtgcaaaactgaaagtgagaaccatttaaccatggaaagatgacAGGGAATATGGcggaatataaacagtgtagttattccctccgcaagggaATCAAACAAGTGGAATGTCAGTATAgcgacaaagtggagttgcaattcaacgtctcagacacgagacgtatgtggcagggtgtaCAAAAATTTAGCATGTCAactaaaacactcaaacttttacagatgcacaattgagaggatcctgtcgggctgcatcaccacctggtaacggcaactgcactgcccataaccgcagggctctccagagtatggtgcggtctgcacaacacatcacccggggcaaactacctgtcctccagcaCCCGACGTCACAGCAAGGCCACTGCCAGTTCTTATTTAAAACAtttctttttaccccttttttctttttctaatacatttgcaaacatttctaaacctgttttcgctttgtattGTGTTGAGTGAAAAAATaaattatcaattttagaataaagcgtACCAATTTCGtgtagttacagttttgtctcatcactgcaactcccgtacggactcaggagaggcaaaggtcgagagcctcctcatcctccgaaacacaacccagccaagccgcactgtgcacctggcgaccgtgtcagcgtgcattgcgcccggcccgccacaggagtcgttagtgcgcgatgggacaagaacatccctgccgaccaaaccctcccctaacccggacgacgctgggccaattgtgtgcagccccatgggtctcccggttgcggctggctgcgacagagcctggactcgacccaggatctctagtggcacagctagcactgcatagcggtgccttagaccactgcgccacttgggaggccccactgcctgttcaccccgctaccatccagaaggcgaagtcagtacaggtgcatcaaagctgagagcgagagactgaaaaacagcttctatcttaaggccatcagactgttaaacagccatcactaacacagtgaggctgctgcctacatacagacttgaaatcattggccactttaataaatggatcactagtcactttaataatgtttacatatcttgcattactcatctcatatgtatatactgtattttattataataatcttgcctatgccgctcagtCATTGCTTATCCatttatttatatgtatatattattattccattcctttacttagattgtgtgtattaggtagttgttgtggaattgttggaTTTCTTTCTATTgttgcactgtcagaactagaagtacaagcatttcgctacactcgcaataacatctgctaaccatgtgtatgtgaccaataaaatgtgattttgatttgatcaaggatctctctgtactttgctccgttcatctttccatcgatcctgaccagtctcccagaccctgccactgaaaaacatccccacagcatgatgctgccaccaccatgcttcaccgtagggatggtgctaggtttcctccagacgtgacgcttggcattcaggcgaaAGAGTTcagtcttagtttcatcagaccagaatcttgtttctcatggtctgaagagtcctttaggtgccttttggcaaactccaagtgggctgtcatgtgccttttactgaggagtggcttccgtctagccactctaccataaatgcgtGATTGGTGtggcgctgcagagatggttgtcattctggaggattctcccatctccacagaggaactctggagctctgtcagagtgaccatcgggttcttggtcacctccttgaccaaggcccttctcccccgattgctcagtttggcctgccGGCCAACTCTAgttagtcttggtggttccaaacttcttccatttaagaatgatggaggccactatgttcttggggacctttaatgctgcagacattttttggtatccttccccagatctgtgcctcgacacaatcctgtttcggagctcaacggacagttccatcaacctcatggcttggtttttgctttaacatgcactgtcaacaggtgtgtgcctttccaaatcatgtccaatcaattgaatttaccacaggtgaactccaatcaagttgtagaaacatcaaggacaatcaatggaaacaggatgcacctgagctcaatttcgtgtctcataacaaaggttctgaataattatgtacataagctatttctgtttttatttttaatacatttgcaaacattcctaaacctgttttcgctttgtcattatgaggtattgtgtgtagattgagtgaaattacattttaatcaattttagaataaagctgtaacgtaacaatgtgaaaagtcaaggggtctgaatattttccatcTATATTGTCTTGTGAAGGTTGTGTTTCAGTGTGGTAGTATATTACTATTTTATGAACAGCATACATTTTTTCTATTGTATACATCAAGGGTACTTTTTGAGAAGGTCCAGTCCCTCAAATTTCCAGACCATGGTCTGCCTATTGACTATGGCTGGTATTCCTTTATCAAAACAGGATTGTGAAATTATGTGGACTGAGGTGTGAAATTTTGGACTGAGACCCAAAAAGTTACCTCTGTATACAGTCTTTGGTATGGGAGGCTCCCACCGTTGTTGTCTAGCTCAGCCTGAGCTGTGGTCACTAGCTCATCGATGTCTTGCGCTCTTTTCAGAGGGAAGGCAATTTGCAAGTCATCTCTGCAAAACAGAGGCCATTTTATATAGCCCACTCACTGTCATAATCGTAATGTTTGACTTTAATCTGTACTGTAATTTGATTATCTGCATTACCTGAAATCCTGAACACTGAGCATCCCACTCTCTGTAATGTCACTGTGGATCAACACTTTCAGCAGGTTAGACAGTAGATGTGTCTGACCATGGTACACACTCTCATCCACCTGTTAATAATACATTTATAATCATCAAATCATGCGCACCATCCTTTCTCACACTCATAAGAGCGCTGTATAACACATTTGCAAGATCACACACCTTTCCTGTGAGAATGTCATTGAAGAGGCTGACAGAGTCATCCTTTTGGTGTTGACAAATGCCCTCTACTAAGCTATAAGCCCACTCTCCAGCCTTTTCCCCATATTGGCTCTCCAGATGTTGCCGCAGAAACTTGGGAAGATTGCTGCTTTCATTTCTCTTAAGAGAAATACAATTAGAAGAAATATCAGTCAAACAGTGTGTGAAATATTAACTCATTATTTGAAAAAAGAAAGGTATCAGTTTACCCTTCCATCCTCCATGACCTTCTCCTTCCAAACCTCCTTGAGGATTCTCACAACCGCATTCTTCTTTAGCCTATGGTTCTTTAACTGACCCTCATAGCGCAGGTATATGGGCACATCATCAGAAGTACCCTGAGTGGACACAGGGTGAAGACCTTTTGACCATGCCATTCTTTTTGTAAATGTGTTGATGTGCAGGGAGGGAGGTTTACCAGTCCAGTGAAAAACTCTGAGTTCTTTCCTCCCAGTTCTGCCAGCAGGATCTCCAAACGCCGCTGGCTGGACTGGCCCTGGGAGAGATCTGCCCAACGCTCACTACCTCCCAGTACGCCTGGAATCACACAGTGCTGTGTAAATGTTCTGATCTAAAATGTTTATATTGATTCAGTCACAAAGCAGAAAGCAAAACACTTCAAGCATTACTACCAACAATACCATACCACAAATGGGAAGGGGGAAAAAACATAACCtacagcagtttttctatgtgATACCTGCACACTGCTCCCATTCTGGCCTGGGGGTAGAGGCCTCTTTGAAGCCCTCCAGTTCTCCCTGGAGGCTGTCCCTCTGTGTTGTGACTTGCTTGTGCACCTCAAGCAGTGTGTTATATTCAGCCTTCATCTGATCAAAGTCTTTCTGCAGGGTTTCCAGCTGGAATAGATGCAAAGAGAGATTACACACTCATTCAGGTCTGATGAAGtgagactgctgttgttgaatcAAACATTTCACTGAACTGTACCTTAAGCAAGTTCTCTTTGTGGGTATGGTCCAGCGTCTCCCAGTCACGGCGGGGAACTACGTCTCCATACTCAGCATGCAAGCGATTTAACTCCACCTGGGCTTTAGTCAGGTCCTCTCGACACACCTTCAGAGCCAATTTCTCCTTCACTGGGTCCTCGATTTCCACTTCTGATGGAAAGGAACAGGTTTTCAGAGGTGACAACACTCCACACTTCGCTTACATCAAGACAGTTAACCAATAATTATTTTATTGTTACGCATTTTTTCACTACCTTCCTGCTCTTCCTCGGGTTCCTCATCTGGTCCATAGCTCATGCTGCTAATGTTGGCGATGAGCAGCTTGCGAGCATCACATTCTTCTCTGTACATTAGATACTGAGCGGCCAGGTCTGCCTGCAGACAACACACCTGAGAAGAACAAGCGAAAGAGCGATGAAGGAGAGTTCAGGCAGCCTAGGCAGAATAACTTGAATTTGGTGTTTTCAGAGCAGCACTGGTGTGATTGAGACTGAACCTAGTGGGTAGGCACTGTACCTGGGTCTGCAGGGCACTTTGTGTCTCTCTCATGTTTTCAATAACCTTTTGATGGTGTTGGCGCTCTTGCTTCAGAGCTCTaatctctaccctctcctcctctcgcagGCCCAGTATCCTCTTTTCACACTGCTCTGACACCACAACCAGACGAGCACGGAGAGGCTCCAGCTCCCGGATCTGGTCCCGTAGGTATGCTGCTGAAAAGAACATCATAGACAATAAAATCCAACATCCTATAAGCATGACATCTTTAAGTCCCTCTGATACTTCCATTCATCCTTGTTTTTCTGTCCAAACTCACATTCACCATAACAATATAGGCCTATATGCCACAATCAAACATTCCATGCTACAATGCCACACACCTAATGTGATTTCATATTCATTTTTTATGGCACACAGAAGCGGCTTGTACGTTTTGAAGTCCTCAATGAAACAGCCAAAGACCTCCCGGTATGCCTGCGTATGACAGAGGGCAGATTTTGTGACTTGACAACCAAGTGAAAATGAATCTATTCACTATACTCCTTATTTGTAGTAAGGTAAATACACTGTAACAAAGCCTAAATTACATGGATAACGTGTATATTATATGGCAGATGGATGGGACCTGTAGTTTGCGCTCCTGGACTTTTGGTTGTTGTGGGTCAAGAGCCTGCAGCTCCTTCTTTAGGTAGCTTTCAAGCTGCTCCAGGAATCGTGGCTTCCCCACAGGGCCACCAAACTCATCACCGCATCTGTAGCATATTACCATCTCAGTAAATCCTTCCACAACTTTAACCCTATATCATATGACAGTATATATAATTTGCTAAATACCCATGGTTCCTGATCTCTCCACCTGAAGTATATCTCCTCCCCTGCTGAATAACTTGAGAGGTGACATGGGCAGGCCAGGTTGACAGGTAGCCTGAAGTACAGCCaacctgacagggagtgagataaAACGTTTTTAAAAAAGCTTGCTCGAGGAACGAATAGTGTACTTTGTGCATATCACTAAGTCCCAAATGAtccaacctagctagctaactgcttaTCTTACTCTGGTTGATGCTCTACATGAGCCAGGACCGCCAATTGCCACTTGTTGCCCAGTTCTTTTTTCAGCGTTATGTTGACACTCCGACGACAGTCTGAAAGTGAGATGGAAACAAGCAGCTAACTAgaaattattatttgtattattattattattattattatatgattCGCTTAGTAACGTTACTATCATAGAGTAACGTTATCTAAGTGAGCTAGCTAAGTTAACAGTTAACGTTAGCCTACACTGTAAATTGGACAAGGCCACTTGCCGTTCAAACGATGATAAAGGTGGTAATCTAATATATTTCTGTGTCGACATCTGTTATGTTTACATGCAGCAAACAAGCGAGCTAGCTAGTTACCAAATACATTACTATTTAATCCCTCTTCAATTAGGTTAGCTAGCTATTTGCTTCACTTCAGGCCAACGCTTCAGGCTCACAACCGAATTGTTATGTTTCCACAATGTTGCCATGGAAATGAAGGACCCAGGAAGAACCCCAAATAGCAGACCATCGCGCGCCAGATACTTTAGCATCCCTGGAGAACCTTTCCAGAGAGAAGGCGTAAAAAACTTTGACTTGGCTCAGGACTTAATCAAAGATTTTTATAACTGCGACTTAATAATGTatgtacagtggtgtaaagtacttaagttcaAATACTTGTAAGTACTAATTAactagttttttggggtatctgtactttactatttatatttttgacaacgtttacttttacttcactacattcctaaagaaaattaatGTACTTTTtcttccatacattttccctgacacccaaaagtacttgttacattttgaatgcttagcaggacaggaaaattgtccaattcactcACGTatccagagaacatccctggtcatccgtactgcctctgatctggcggactcaatgCTTCATTTGTTGGAGTGTCCCTGCCTTTTAAAACAAAatagaaaatggtgccgtctggtttgcttaatataaagaatttgaaatAAGTTATACTAATTTAtaagtattattttactgggaGACTTTTACCTTCCTAGAAAATGActtaggtatctttacttttactcaagtatgtagtttactttactatttatattttgtacaacttttacttcactacattacaaaataatgtactttttactcaatacatttttaCTGACACTCAAAAGTAATTGCTAcatttttgaatgcttagcaggacagtaaatggtccaattcacacaataatcaagagaacatccctggtcatccctactgtttctgatctggcggactcactaaacacacgtgAGTGTTAGAGTGTGGCCTTAGTTatcataaataaaaaataaatggtgccgtctggtttgcttaatattaggaaattgaagtatattttaaaccaaatatgtttagacttttactcatgtATTATTTTATTGAGTGACTTTCaatttacttgagtcattttctatgaacgtatctttacttttactcaagtatgacaattgggtacttttccaccactgccagTTTCAGAATCATCTCAATGATTTCGAATTTAAATAATGCAGCTGTCTGACAGACTGGCAAACATTATCCACAAACATTGCGTTTAAAAATCTGGATTATAAGGTTTAAGACCCATTCGAGACACAAAAACGCACTGAATGTATGCCAGTATGTAAATATTAATGAGGAATTTCAATGAAAAAAAATGCCTCATTATCTGCTATGATAAGACTGGGGAGCTCAACATGTCTTGACCGCATACAACCACTCAAACTACATTTCCTAGCTTCCTTTTCACGGACTCAAGCGGAAAAAATAGACCaaagaggggagagcaggggTTCTGTAGTCGATTCTGAAAATCTTGCTAGTGGATAGTCCTGTATTCAACTACAGTACCCACACTCCACTGTCAGTGCTACTGTAGAGAGCTTTGGTTATCCGTGGATATCACACCATTGCTATCATCTCTGTCTATCTCAGTGTTTCTCTCCCTGTGTCAGCGGATTGATATAGTAGAGTAGAAAACAAGCAAAAATAAAACATCTCTAGCCGAAAATGGCAGAGCTTGGAGCAGGGAGCATGCTGTTGGGGGATCCTGCTTTTAATTACCAAGAGCACGAGCTAAATGAGCGATTGAAGCGGCTCTACCCGGCCGTGAATGAGGAAGAGACCTCCTTACCCCGATCTTGGAGCCCCAAGGATAAATACAGCTACATCGGACTCTCGCAGAACAATCTGCGGGTACATTACAAAGGTATACAGATGTGACAACTAGTATAACATTTCGTACCTAGATGTGTGTCATTTACGTAAGACACTCCGGAGGGTTTGCGTCGAGTCTGTATGCAATCTCCCCGATCTAGTTTGAGCTGCCTCTACCTCTCTTTGCTTTGTTTCAGAGGAGAGCGGAATGCCCAAATGGTTGACAGTGAACTCGCTAACCATAACAGTTTTGAAGCATATCCATTTATTTCACTAACGTTCAACTCCACGGTCTCTTTGTTTAACGTTAGTTTTATTTTTGCTTTACCATAACTTGGTTACCTCTATTTGATCACGATAGTCGAaatgtttacctagctagcaatACCACAATGTACTGTAAGTAATAACAAGCGACGCACAGTTAGCTCGCTAGCAAACTTGGCTAGTAAGCGAGCTAATGTTAGCGAGCTAACTAGCTAAtgacagctagctaactaacgttatgcAAGGTAATGCTAATTGCACGCCATCGTTGTTGGCCCTATACAGTAGCTAAATATTAGCTTGCAAACATTAGCTAGTTAGTTGTAACGTTATaaataagtagctagctagcaatgtaCATGTACTGGCTAGCTAATACTTAACCCTGGCGTTAGCTAATATAAAAACAATTCTCCTTCACACAGTTGCCATAACCCAAGACTAGTCGTTAACAATTTGCTTGTATTTTGTGATCAAATGAGCACCAGACAGTCCAGAACAGGGAAATATTGCATTTTGTTGGCTTGCTAGTTCATGGAAACGTTCTGTTGGAATATAATTCTGAATCATTATTCATTCTGGAACCAGTTGGTGAGCATTACGCTATAAGGATTCCATTGAGTCCTTTATGCACAAAAGAACAACAACAGCGTCTGCCATTTCAAACTCAGCCAACAGCTACACTTTGCTGCAAGGGAGTAGGCCTTGACGCATTTGTTGTGCGTAAAATATCTGCACATAGATCAGATGGTATTTATGCGGGTAGTTTGACATATTTGACCATAAACAACTTGTTGGGATGCAGACCATAGCCTAAGGGAGGGATGTAACACATACAATTGGGTCAGATAGTTATTTAAGTATTCTGCACAAAATCAAAAGTAGGACTTGACAGCTATCCATCAAGCTAGACGTCGTCATGCTACTCCCAGCTAACAAGGAATGTTTCCAAGAGACCATTCCCTTAATGTGAAATATAATTTTCACAGAAcgtggttaccatgttctcagaactCAGTACATTAATGTTCTATACACGTTTCAtgggaacgttgcaagaacattcatgtgtccagttcTGTGGGTTAGGGGCATATTCCATCAACTCCCAAACATGCACGGAACGTGGCGCCATGTTCTCATAACATAAAATATTAAAGGTCCCGAATAGTGGTAATCAGGGTTTTCATTACATttgatatttggatgaaaccagtTCAAAGTAGGGTGGCCCAAGTATTAAAAATTACTGTAGCTGGTACATTAataaagtttgatcataaagttactggtcccctccCCCCATGTCAAATACTTGAATTCAGGAGGCAGGCATTACCAAGGATTTTCATCGGGCTTCTACCAACGTCACATAAAGCCAG of Salvelinus fontinalis isolate EN_2023a chromosome 12, ASM2944872v1, whole genome shotgun sequence contains these proteins:
- the tsnaxip1 gene encoding translin-associated factor X-interacting protein 1 isoform X2, with the protein product MSTQKYIRLPPLSSFERLSSECQHNAEKRTGQQVAIGGPGSCRASTRVGCTSGYLSTWPAHVTSQVIQQGRRYTSGGEIRNHGCGDEFGGPVGKPRFLEQLESYLKKELQALDPQQPKVQERKLQAYREVFGCFIEDFKTYKPLLCAIKNEYEITLAYLRDQIRELEPLRARLVVVSEQCEKRILGLREEERVEIRALKQERQHHQKVIENMRETQSALQTQVCCLQADLAAQYLMYREECDARKLLIANISSMSYGPDEEPEEEQEEVEIEDPVKEKLALKVCREDLTKAQVELNRLHAEYGDVVPRRDWETLDHTHKENLLKLETLQKDFDQMKAEYNTLLEVHKQVTTQRDSLQGELEGFKEASTPRPEWEQCAGVLGGSERWADLSQGQSSQRRLEILLAELGGKNSEFFTGLGTSDDVPIYLRYEGQLKNHRLKKNAVVRILKEVWKEKVMEDGRRNESSNLPKFLRQHLESQYGEKAGEWAYSLVEGICQHQKDDSVSLFNDILTGKVDESVYHGQTHLLSNLLKVLIHSDITESGMLSVQDFRDDLQIAFPLKRAQDIDELVTTAQAELDNNGGSLPYQRLYTEDADGKHKDFLNLVKKQASTERHMYISQLRTQLGGKGEVTVADLRAAFKNIDPSLDATTLDWVLTMAFQIHQEELEQHTTQMDTELALQHLLAVDVTRAGPAPQQD
- the tsnaxip1 gene encoding translin-associated factor X-interacting protein 1 isoform X1, which encodes MSTQKYIRLPPLSSFERLSSECQHNAEKRTGQQVAIGGPGSCRASTRVGCTSGYLSTWPAHVTSQVIQQGRRYTSGGEIRNHGCGDEFGGPVGKPRFLEQLESYLKKELQALDPQQPKVQERKLQAYREVFGCFIEDFKTYKPLLCAIKNEYEITLAAYLRDQIRELEPLRARLVVVSEQCEKRILGLREEERVEIRALKQERQHHQKVIENMRETQSALQTQVCCLQADLAAQYLMYREECDARKLLIANISSMSYGPDEEPEEEQEEVEIEDPVKEKLALKVCREDLTKAQVELNRLHAEYGDVVPRRDWETLDHTHKENLLKLETLQKDFDQMKAEYNTLLEVHKQVTTQRDSLQGELEGFKEASTPRPEWEQCAGVLGGSERWADLSQGQSSQRRLEILLAELGGKNSEFFTGLGTSDDVPIYLRYEGQLKNHRLKKNAVVRILKEVWKEKVMEDGRRNESSNLPKFLRQHLESQYGEKAGEWAYSLVEGICQHQKDDSVSLFNDILTGKVDESVYHGQTHLLSNLLKVLIHSDITESGMLSVQDFRDDLQIAFPLKRAQDIDELVTTAQAELDNNGGSLPYQRLYTEDADGKHKDFLNLVKKQASTERHMYISQLRTQLGGKGEVTVADLRAAFKNIDPSLDATTLDWVLTMAFQIHQEELEQHTTQMDTELALQHLLAVDVTRAGPAPQQD